One genomic segment of Rubripirellula amarantea includes these proteins:
- a CDS encoding TVP38/TMEM64 family protein — MTPNLESSRENDQPDSKPADGVVSKSNTLVKVAVFLVVAAVVLVAYTQYGDLLSLENLAKQEGRLREFQAENPVLVYGAAFLVYVVVTGLSLPGAAILTLVYGWYFGLFRGVVLVSFASTAGATMAFLLSRFLFRDAIQKRFGERLESFNAALEREGAFFLFTLRLIPAVPFFIINAVMGLTPIRTITFWWVSQLGMLAATIVYVYAGSSVPDLQTLAEKGVGAAFTSSQLTQIVVAFVLLGVFPLAVRYMMKFFNRGGSSAILDTDGTPKV, encoded by the coding sequence ATGACGCCCAATCTAGAATCATCACGCGAAAACGATCAACCAGACAGCAAGCCGGCCGATGGTGTAGTCTCCAAGTCAAACACGCTAGTGAAGGTTGCCGTCTTCTTGGTGGTCGCTGCCGTTGTTTTGGTCGCGTACACGCAGTACGGCGATCTTCTGAGTTTGGAAAACCTTGCCAAGCAAGAGGGGCGATTGCGTGAATTCCAGGCTGAGAACCCTGTGCTAGTTTATGGTGCGGCGTTTTTGGTCTATGTGGTCGTCACCGGTTTGTCGTTGCCGGGGGCCGCCATTTTAACCTTAGTGTATGGCTGGTACTTTGGCCTGTTTCGCGGAGTGGTGTTGGTCAGTTTCGCTTCGACTGCGGGCGCGACGATGGCGTTCTTGCTTAGCCGTTTTCTGTTTCGAGACGCGATTCAAAAGCGATTTGGGGAAAGGCTGGAAAGCTTCAATGCTGCACTTGAACGGGAAGGGGCATTCTTCCTGTTCACGTTACGGCTAATCCCCGCTGTTCCCTTCTTTATCATCAATGCGGTGATGGGCCTAACGCCGATCCGAACAATCACCTTTTGGTGGGTCAGTCAATTAGGAATGCTGGCTGCGACGATTGTTTACGTCTATGCCGGTTCGAGTGTGCCCGATTTGCAGACGCTTGCCGAGAAAGGTGTCGGTGCAGCTTTCACGTCAAGTCAACTCACACAAATCGTTGTCGCTTTCGTGTTGCTAGGTGTCTTTCCGCTCGCGGTTCGATACATGATGAAGTTCTTTAATCGTGGAGGTTCATCGGCGATTCTTGACACTGACGGGACGCCTAAGGTCTGA